A DNA window from Paramormyrops kingsleyae isolate MSU_618 chromosome 10, PKINGS_0.4, whole genome shotgun sequence contains the following coding sequences:
- the chd3 gene encoding chromodomain-helicase-DNA-binding protein 3 isoform X4 has translation MSSPLRVCEEDEGMVVNSEGGDFDEEEDDGDLDENASDINSPAAPRETATRAAPADCDEEGDVSDREGTTKKKRGPKKKKETKKRDKEKEGKSTKVRKHKKIDSDVERDSDREYGENSDSTASDFAGGGKKKRKKHKEKKEKKIKRRKKEEGDSNQEETPKPLEQKTSAQLARDWGLEDVDHSFSEEDYRTLTNYKAFSQFMRPMIAKKNPKIPMSKMMTILGAKWREFSSNNPFKGSAAAVAAAAAAAAAAVAEQVSAVTASVEPLPQPPPLRKAKTKEGKGPGYKKRSKSPRVPEKKKAKAKKMAPLRIKLGIMGNKRKKSSSSEDVDEEDSEQEDSSVHSSSVRSDSSGRVKKNKRGRPAKKKKKTVIGDEDGDGYETDHQDYCEVCQQGGEIILCDTCPRAYHLVCLEPELEKAPEGKWSCPHCEKEGIQWEAKEEDFEDFEEECDEGGVVERGGGATGGEEEEDDHMEFCRVCKDGGELLCCDSCPSSYHIHCLNPPLPEIPNGEWLCPRCTCPPIKGRVQKILHWRWGEPPPPVPVPPAPDADPQQPPPPPMKGRAEREYFVKLMAQSYWHCTWITELQLEIFHSVMFRNYQRKMDMDEPPSLDYGSGAEDDGKSEKRRAKDPQYAALEEKFYRYGIKPEWMMVHRIINHSVDKKGNYHYLVKWRDLTYDQCTWERDDLDIPDFNIHKTNYWRHREEVMKEDPEKPRKMRSVRKDEGDEPPSYPVNDPTVKYEEQPDFVTVTGGTLHLYQLEGLNWLRFSWAQGTDTILADEMGLGKTIQTIVFLYSLFKEGHTRGPFLVSAPLSTIINWEREFEMWAPDFYVVTYTGDKDSRAIIRENELTFDDAAVKGGKKTFKLRREAAIKFHVLLTSYELVTIDQTALKSIEWACLVVDEAHRLKNNQSKFFRRLNDYKIDYKLLLTGTPLQNNLEELFHLLNFLTPNRFNNLEGFLEEFADISKEDQIKKLHDLLGPHMLRRLKADVFKNMPAKTELIVRVELSPMQKKYYKYILTRNFEALNSKGGGNQVSLLNIMMDLKKCCNHPYLFPVASVEAPKTASGAYEGTGLTKSSGKLLLLQKMLRKLKDQGHRVLIFSQMTKMLDLLEDFLDFEGYKYERIDGGITGALRQEAIDRFNAPGACQFCFLLSTRAGGLGINLATADTVIIFDSDWNPHNDIQAFSRAHRIGQANKVMIYRFVTRASVEERITQVAKRKMMLTHLVVRPGLGSKAGSMTKQELDDILKFGTEELFKDEIEAGDNKDEDSSVIHYDSTAIERLLDRSQDATDDSDMQNMNEYLSSFKVAQYMVREEDKIEEIEREIIKQEENVDPDYWEKLLRHHYEQQQEDLARNLGKGKRVRKLVNYNDAAQEDQEWHADISDNQSEYSVGSEEEDEDFDERPEGRRQSRRQLRNEKDKPLPPLLARVGGNIEVLGFNTRQRKAFLNAVMRWGMPAQDAFSCQWLVRDLRGKSEKEFKAYVSLFMRHLCEPVADGSETFADGVPREGLCRQPVLTRIGVMSLVKKKVQEFEHINGKWSLPELKPEVSMDSKKSSRASSPAIKTATPTPEPSCNNTPCTSKPATPSPPDKPERNGKDGEKEEGESPLEADKEQEKERESGEGTDSAEPPLNAKEALQDQPTGEKPIADEGVASGEESKKTGSASATTEEKRLEEERAESELAGDTRAPAESPPSRDGRSGEAEKAEEEKTEDSSVSSETGESKEKPESQATEVKKEDVKGEKEAGKEIKATKEEVPRGNGKGERPRFMFNIADGGFTELHTLWQNEERAAISSGKMNEIWHRRHDYWLLAGIVVHGYARWQDIQNDPQFAIVNEPFKTQANKGNFLEMKNKFLARRFKLLEQALVIEEQLRRAAYLNMTQDPTHPAMALNARFAEVECLAESHQHLSKESLAGNKPANAVLHKVLNQLEELLSDMKADVTRLPATLSRVPPIAARLQMSERSILSRLANKGTETLTPPPIPPGPYATPQNFGAPFTPAPSGAIPLGGANYSQMPPGSFISVLNGPPMPVKKERESELLMSRREQRAGEVICIDD, from the exons ATGTCATCTCCTCTCCGGGTCTGTGAGGAAGACGAGGGCATGGTGGTTAATTCCGAGGGAGGAGATTTTGATGAAGAAGAAGACGACGGAGACCTAGACGAGAACGCAAGCGACATAAACTCGCCGGCGGCGCCTAGAGAAACTGCAACGCGAGCCGCGCCAG CTGACTGCGACGAAGAGGGAGATGTGTCCGACCGGGAGGGGACGACGAAAAAGAAGCGGGGCcccaagaaaaagaaagagacaAAAAAGCGAGACAAAGAGAAGGAAGGGAAGTCAACCAAAGTACGAAAACACAAGAAGATT GACAGCGACGTAGAGAGGGACTCGGACAGGGAGTATGGAGAGAACTCTGACAGCACGGCCAGCGACTTCGCCGGCGGGGGCAAGAAGAAGAGAAAGAAGCACAAAgagaagaaggagaagaagatCAAGCGCAGGAAGAAGGAGGAGGGCGACAGCAACCAGGAGGAGACGCCCAAG CCGCTGGAGCAGAAAACCTCAGCCCAGCTGGCACGAGACTGGGGCCTGGAGGATGTGGATCACAGCTTCAGTGAAGAGGACTATCGCACGCTGACCAACTACAAAGCCTTCAGCCAGTTCATGAG GCCCATGATCGCCAAGAAGAACCCCAAGATCCCCATGTCCAAGATGATGACCATCCTGGGGGCCAAGTGGCGCGAGTTCAGCTCCAATAACCCGTTCAAGGGTTCAGCTGCTGCCGTGGCGGCGGCCGCTGCAGCAGCCGCCGCCGCCGTAGCCGAGCAGGTCTCCGCGGTGACCGCCTCCGTGGAACCCCTGCCCCAACCACCCCCACTCCGCAAGGCCAAGACCAAAGAGGGCAAAG GCCCTGGGTATAAGAAGCGCAGTAAGAGCCCTCGTGTGCCCGAGAAGAAGAAGGCCAAGGCCAAGAAGATGGCCCCACTTCGCATCAAGCTAGGAATTATGGGTAAcaagaggaagaagagcagtTCG AGCGAAGACGTGGATGAGGAAGACTCTGAGCAGGAAGACTCCAGTGTCCACAGTTCCTCTGTCCGCTCCGACAGCTCTGGCCGGGTCAAGAAGAACAAGCGTGGTCGTCCGGctaagaagaagaaaaaaa CGGTGATAGGGGATGAAGATGGTGATGGCTACGAGACGGACCACCAGGATTACTGCGAGGTCTGCCAGCAGGGCGGCGAGATTATCCTGTGTGACACCTGCCCCCGAGCATACCACCTCGTCTGCCTCGAGCCAGAGCTGGAGAAAGCCCCTGAGGGCAAGTGGAGCTGCCCCCACTGT GAAAAAGAAGGTATCCAGTGGGAAGCGAAGGAGGAGGACTTTGAGGACTTTGAGGAGGAGTGTGATGAAGGGGGCGTGGTCGAgcgtgggggcggggccacaggagGGGAGGAAGAAGAGGACGACCACATGGAGTTCTGCCGGGTCTGCAAGGATGGTGGCGAGCTGCTGTGTTGTGACTCTTGTCCCTCATCCTACCACATCCATTGCCTCAACCCGCCCTTGCCTGAGATACCCAATGGGGAGTGGCTGTGCCCACGTTGCACT TGCCCCCCGATCAAAGGCAGGGTGCAGAAGATCCTCCACTGGCGCTGGGGCGAGCCGCCACCCCCCGTGCCCGTGCCCCCCGCCCCGGACGCTGACCCCCAGCagccacccccgccccccatgaaGGGCCGTGCCGAGAGGGAGTACTTTGTCAAACTGATGGCCCAGTCCTACTGGCACTGCACCTGGATTACTGAGCTCCAG CTGGAGATCTTCCACTCCGTGATGTTCCGTAATTACCAGCGTAAGATGGACATGGACGAGCCGCCCAGCCTGGACTACGGCTCGGGCGCCGAGGATGACGGCAAGAGCGAGAAGCGGCGAGCCAAGGACCCGCAGTACGCAGCCCTGGAGGAGAAGTTCTACCGATACGGCATCAAGCCCGAGTGGATGATGGTGCATCGGATCATCAaccacag TGTGGATAAAAAGGGCAATTACCATTACCTGGTCAAGTGGAGAGACCTGACCTATGACCAGTGCACTTGGGAGAGGGATGACCTGGACATACCGGACTTCAATATCCACAAGACCAACTACTGGAGGCACAG AGAGGAGGTGATGAAGGAGGATCCAGAGAAGCCgaggaagatgaggagcgtGAGGAAGGACGAGGGCGATGAGCCCCCGAGCTATCCTGTTAATGAC CCCACGGTTAAATACGAGGAGCAGCCTGACTTTGTGACAGTGACGGGGGGCACTCTGCACCTCTACCAGCTGGAGGGGCTCAACTGGCTGCGTTTCTCCTGGGCCCAGGGCACCGACACCATCTTGGCTGATGAGATGGGGCTGGGCAAGACCATCCAAACCATCGTGTTCCTCTACTCACTCTTCAAGGAG GGTCACACCAGGGGGCCGTTCCTGGTGAGCGCACCACTCTCCACCATCATCAACTGGGAGCGCGAGTTTGAGATGTGGGCTCCTGACTTCTACGTGGTCACCTACACGGGCGACAAGGACAGCCGCGCCATCATCCGTGAGAATGAGCTCACGTTCGACGACGCCGCCGTCAAGGGCGGCAAGAAGACCTTCAAGCTCCGG AGAGAGGCGGCCATCAAGTTCCATGTGCTGTTGACCTCCTATGAGCTGGTGACCATCGACCAGACAGCCCTCAAATCCATCGAGTGGGCGTGTCTGGTGGTGGATGAAGCTCATCGGCTGAAGAACAATCAGTCTAAG TTTTTCAGGCGCCTGAACGACTACAAGATCGATTATAAGCTGCTGCTGACGGGGACGCCGCTGCAGAACAACCTGGAGGAGCTCTTTCATCTGCTCAACTTCCTCACGCCCAACCGCTTCAA CAACCTGGAGGGCTTCCTGGAGGAGTTCGCCGACATCTCCAAGGAGGACCAGATCAAGAAGCTCCATGACCTTCTGGGGCCGCACATGCTGCGGAGGCTGAAGGCCGACGTCTTCAAGAACATGCCGGCCAAGACGGAGCTGATTGTGCGGGTGGAGCTCAGCCCCATGCAGAA GAAGTACTACAAGTACATTCTGACGCGGAACTTTGAGGCCCTGAACTCCAAGGGTGGGGGCAACCAGGTGTCCCTGCTCAACATCATGATGGACCTGAAGAAGTGCTGCAATCACCCGTACCTCTTCCCCGTGGCTTCTGTG GAAGCCCCAAAGACAGCCAGCGGGGCATACGAAGGCACAGGCCTCACCAAGTCCTCCGggaagctgctgctgctgcagaagATGCTAAGAAAGCTGAAGGATCAGGGCCACCGTGTCCTCATCTTCTCCCAG ATGACCAAGATGCTGGACCTGCTGGAGGACTTCCTGGACTTCGAGGGCTACAAATACGAGCGGATTGACGGCGGCATCACGGGCGCGCTGAGGCAGGAGGCTATCGACCGGTTCAACG CTCCGGGTGCCTGTCAGTTCTGCTTCCTCCTGTCCACCAGGGCCGGTGGCTTGGGGATCAACCTGGCCACCGCAGACACCGTCATTATCTTCGATTCCGACTGGAatccccacaatgacattcag gcgtTCAGCCGCGCCCACCGCATCGGTCAGGCCAACAAGGTGATGATCTACCGCTTCGTGACGCGGGCCTCCGTGGAGGAGCGAATCACACAGGTGGCCAAGCGCAAGATGATGCTGACCCACCTGGTGGTGCGGCCGGGCCTGGGCTCCAAGGCCGGCTCCATGACCAAGCAGGAGCTGGACGACATCCTCAAGTTCGGCACCGAGGAGCTCTTCAAGGACGAGATCGAGG CGGGGGACAACAAGGACGAGGACAGCAGCGTGATCCACTATGACAGCACTGCCATCGAGCGTCTGCTGGACCGCAGCCAGGACGCCACCGACGACTCGGACATGCAGAACATGAACGAGTACCTGAGCTCCTTCAAGGTGGCCCAGTACATGGTGCGGGAGGAGGATAAG ATCGAGGAGATCGAACGTGAGATCATCAAACAGGAGGAGAACGTGGACCCTGACTACTGGGAGAAGCTGTTGAGACACCATTACGAGCAACAGCAGGAGGACCTGGCACGCAACCTGGGGAAGGGCAAGCGGGTTCGCAAGCTAGTCAACTACAATGATGCCGCACAGGAGGACCAAG AATGGCATGCTGATATTTCAGATAACCAGTCCGAGTATTCGGTGGGCTccgaggaggaggacgaggactTTGATGAGAGACCGGAAG GTCGGAGGCAGTCACGGCGTCAGCTGAGGAATGAGAAGGACAAACCACTACCCCCCCTACTGGCCAGAGTAGGGGGTaacattgag GTGCTGGGCTTTAACACACGTCAGCGTAAAGCCTTCCTCAACGCCGTGATGAGGTGGGGCATGCCAGCCCAGGATGCCTTCTCCTGCCAGTGGCTCGTCAGGGACCTACGGGGCAAGAGCGAGAAGGAGTTCAA GGCGTATGTGTCCCTCTTCATGCGGCACCTATGTGAGCCGGTGGCCGATGGCTCAGAGACGTTTGCGGACGGCGTGCCGCGGGAAGGCCTGTGCCGGCAGCCTGTGCTCACTAGGATCGGCGTCATGTCGCTTGTGAAGAAGAAG GTCCAGGAGTTCGAGCACATCAACGGCAAGTGGAGCTTGCCGGAGCTGAAGCCGGAGGTGAGCATGGACTCCAAGAAGTCGTCCCGCGCGTCGTCCCCCGCCATCAAGACAGCCACTCCCACACCCGAGCCCAGCTGTAACAACACCCCCTGCACCTCCAAACCCG CTACACCCTCCCCACCTGACAAGCCAGAGAGGAATGGCAAGGACGGAGAaaaggaggagggagagagcCCACTGGAGGCAGATAaggagcaggagaaggagagggagagtgGCGAGGGCACGGACTCTGCGGAG CCTCCGCTCAACGCTAAGGAAGCGCTGCAGGACCAGCCCACCGGGGAAAAGCCAATCGCAGATGAGGGCGTGGCATCAGGGGAGGAGTCTAAAAAGACAGGCAGTGCCTCGGCAACCACGGAGGAGAAGAggctggaggaggagagggCCGAGTCTGAGCTGGCTGGGGATACGAGGGCGCCGGCCGAGTCCCCCCCCTCACGGGATGGGAGATCAG GAGAGGCGGAGAAGGCGGAGGAGGAGAAGACGGAGGATTCTTCTGTGTCCTCGGAAACGGGCGAAAGCAAGGAGAAGCCAGAAAGCCAGGCCACAGAGGTTAAGAAAG AAGACGTGAAGGGAGAGAAGGAGGCAGGGAAGGAGATAAAGGCCACAAAGGAGGAGGTGCCCAGGGGCAACGGCAAGGGCGAGCGCCCCCGCTTCATGTTCAACATCGCTGACGGCGGCTTCACAG AGCTTCACACGCTGTGGCAGAACGAGGAGCGAGCAGCCATCTCCTCGGGGAAGATGAACGAGATCTGGCACCGGCGGCATGATTACTGGCTCCTGGCGGGCATAGTAGT TCACGGCTACGCAAGGTGGCAGGACATCCAGAATGATCCGCAGTTCGCCATCGTGAATGAGCCCTTCAAGACTCAAGCCAACAAGGGAAACTTTCTGGAGATGAAGAACAAATTCCTGGCCAGACGGTTCAAG ctgctgGAGCAAGCCCTGGTAATAGAGGAGCAGCTGCGGCGGGCGGCCTACCTGAACATGACGCAGGACCCCACGCACCCCGCCATGGCACTGAACGCTCGCTTTGCCGAGGTCGAGTGCCTGGCCGAGTCACACCAGCACCTGAGCAAGGAGTCGCTGGCGGGAAACAAGCCGGCCAACGCCGTGCTGCACAAAG TGCTGAaccagctggaggagctgctgaGCGACATGAAAGCGGACGTGACCCGGCTGCCCGCTACCTTGTCCCGAGTCCCGCCCATCGCCGCCCGCCTGCAGATGTCCGAGAGGAGTATCCTCAGCCGATTAGCTAACAAGGGCACCGAGACCTTAACGCCCCCG CCCATCCCCCCGGGACCTTACGCCACGCCACAAAATTTTGGGGCACCCTTTACTCCTGCCCCGTCGGGGGCCATACCTCTGGGAGGGGCCAACTACAGTCAGATGCCTCCTGGTTCCTTCATATCAG